One Hyphomicrobiales bacterium genomic window carries:
- the fliG gene encoding flagellar motor switch protein FliG, with protein sequence MSEVAINAVAVTDAPVTSVEMSGPQKAAALLLALGEEYGKEIWTRLDEEEVRSISVAMAQLSDMDPKAYEDILVDFVSHLSINGTMAGGVSSTEKLLRSFLPDDQVAIIMEEIRGPSGRTMWEKLSNVQPAVLANYLKNEYPQTVAVILSRIASEHSANVLTELPEEFALEVVGRMLAMESVQGDVLEKVEQTLRQEFMSNLSRSRKSDPHELMAGIFNNFDRQTEARFLTALEEENRESSERIKQLMFTFDDLGKLDTSAVQTLLRDVEKIDLAKSLKGANESLREFFFSNMSQRAVKLLKDDMEALGPMRLSDVDEAQNKLVATAKALADAGEIIVQKGENEEEMIY encoded by the coding sequence ATGTCAGAAGTAGCCATAAATGCTGTTGCCGTGACTGATGCACCGGTCACTTCTGTTGAGATGAGTGGGCCACAAAAAGCGGCTGCTTTGCTACTGGCCTTGGGCGAAGAGTATGGCAAGGAAATCTGGACCCGTTTGGATGAAGAAGAAGTTAGATCAATTTCTGTTGCTATGGCTCAGCTCAGTGATATGGATCCAAAAGCATATGAAGATATATTGGTCGATTTTGTGTCCCACCTATCGATCAATGGTACCATGGCTGGCGGTGTGTCGAGCACAGAAAAGTTGCTCCGCTCATTCTTGCCCGACGATCAAGTCGCCATCATTATGGAAGAAATACGCGGGCCTTCAGGTCGTACAATGTGGGAAAAGCTCTCCAATGTTCAGCCAGCCGTTCTTGCAAATTATTTGAAAAATGAATACCCCCAGACTGTTGCGGTGATCTTGTCGCGCATCGCATCAGAGCATTCAGCTAATGTTTTGACTGAGCTGCCCGAAGAATTCGCATTAGAGGTGGTAGGCCGCATGCTCGCGATGGAATCTGTCCAAGGCGATGTCTTGGAAAAGGTCGAACAAACACTGCGTCAGGAGTTTATGTCTAATCTATCACGCAGTCGTAAAAGCGATCCGCATGAACTGATGGCCGGTATTTTTAATAACTTTGATAGACAGACAGAAGCGCGCTTTTTAACGGCACTTGAAGAAGAGAACCGAGAATCATCAGAACGCATCAAACAGCTGATGTTTACATTCGATGATCTTGGCAAGCTTGACACAAGCGCGGTTCAAACATTGCTGCGGGATGTTGAAAAAATTGATCTTGCTAAATCCTTGAAAGGGGCAAATGAGAGTTTGCGAGAGTTCTTCTTCTCAAATATGTCACAGCGTGCCGTGAAGCTTTTAAAAGATGATATGGAAGCTCTCGGCCCGATGCGTTTGAGTGATGTTGATGAGGCGCAAAACAAGCTGGTTGCAACAGCCAAAGCTCTGGCAGACGCAGGTGAAATTATTGTCCAGAAAGGCGAAAATGAAGAAGAGATGATTTATTGA
- a CDS encoding FliH/SctL family protein, whose amino-acid sequence MSADILENPVGTPFFFDVNFSAPEASKPIPTIPLPDHESALKVAEEKGYDRGLADGKAGEETRLANEAKKIADAAEKILAAIDGDRLLLEKESAELALSIARKLSGAAVEQYPLADIEDLISQCLAPLRNTPHLVVRLNEKDATSINETVGKFAREAGFEGRFVVLGEPDFAPGDCRIEWADGGIIRDRSKAETDIENAITRYFSSLMNEAETSTLAPDAEQEISMQPSAEEMMKGSQNDE is encoded by the coding sequence ATGAGTGCAGATATTCTTGAAAATCCGGTTGGAACACCTTTCTTCTTCGATGTTAATTTTTCGGCACCAGAAGCATCCAAACCCATACCAACGATTCCGCTACCTGACCATGAATCGGCGCTAAAGGTTGCTGAAGAAAAAGGATACGACCGTGGCCTTGCTGATGGTAAGGCGGGTGAAGAGACGCGTCTTGCTAATGAAGCAAAGAAGATTGCTGATGCTGCAGAAAAAATATTAGCCGCTATTGATGGCGACCGCCTTTTACTCGAGAAAGAAAGTGCCGAGCTGGCCTTATCAATTGCCCGCAAATTATCAGGTGCCGCCGTCGAGCAATATCCGCTCGCAGATATTGAAGACCTTATTTCACAATGCCTCGCACCTTTAAGAAATACGCCTCATCTTGTTGTTCGGTTGAATGAGAAAGATGCAACATCAATTAATGAAACCGTTGGAAAATTTGCACGCGAAGCAGGTTTTGAGGGACGCTTTGTGGTCTTAGGCGAACCAGATTTTGCACCTGGTGACTGCCGTATTGAATGGGCTGATGGCGGCATTATTCGTGATCGGTCCAAAGCTGAAACAGATATTGAGAATGCTATTACAAGGTATTTCTCATCCCTTATGAATGAAGCTGAAACATCAACGTTAGCACCTGATGCAGAACAAGAAATATCAATGCAGCCTTCGGCTGAAGAAATGATGAAAGGGTCACAGAACGATGAGTGA
- the fliN gene encoding flagellar motor switch protein FliN gives MSDEPGNNDIIADGDDTGIDLVEHSAPLKSSDDNITETKDPADLQTIFDAPVKVSAVLGRTKLKVSDLISMGRGTILELDRKVGESIDIFVNNRLIARGEVVLVDNQLGVTMTEIIAQE, from the coding sequence ATGAGTGATGAACCTGGAAATAACGATATAATTGCAGATGGAGATGACACTGGGATTGATCTTGTTGAACATAGTGCCCCTTTAAAATCTTCAGATGATAATATTACGGAGACTAAAGACCCGGCTGACTTACAAACAATCTTTGATGCACCGGTTAAAGTGTCTGCCGTATTAGGCCGAACCAAATTAAAAGTTTCGGATCTAATCTCAATGGGACGCGGCACAATATTAGAGCTGGATCGCAAGGTCGGTGAAAGCATCGATATTTTTGTGAACAATCGTCTTATAGCCCGAGGTGAGGTGGTCCTTGTTGACAATCAACTCGGCGTCACAATGACTGAAATCATTGCTCAAGAATAG